TATGATGAAAAGACCCAATAGGTGAATACCTAAAGGCAAACATTTTATTTTATGAGGGCTACAGATTCCGCTTGGGTGACTTCCAGGAATTCTGACGGTTTTAATACGATCTGTGTACCGATTTTCCCTCCACTTACAATGATTTCAGGCAGGTTTGTTGCACTTTCATCGATAAAGGTCGGGTATTGCCTTTTCATTCCGATCGGGGAACAGCCTCCCCGAATGTACCCTGTGTATTTTTGCAGATCTTTAACCGCAAGCATTTCAATTTTTTTTGCACCTGCGGCCTTCGCTGCCTTTTTCAAGTCCAGTTCGGTTGCTACAGGGATGACAAATACGTAAAGCTGCTGCGGTCCGTTATGGGTAACAAGCGTTTTAAAAACGGTTTCCGGCGCTTTTCCGATCTTGTCCGCAACAGTGATCCCGTCGATTTTTCCATCGCGGGCATCATAACTCATCATGCCATACTCTATACGTTTGTTATCAAGAATTCGCATTGCATTCGTTTTACTGGCTCCCATAAGAAGATTCCCCTTATCGTTTTCTACCATCTTACCATTTTAAAGACCTGGCAAAAAGAAAAGCACAGTGCTTATTCATCTGTGCTTTCCCTACAAATTATTCTAAATGGCGTCTTTGGAAATCAGCGATCCTCTTGTAGTCGCCTTCCAATTGCCTGCTCACGGATAAATAAATCGACATTAACT
This sequence is a window from Brevibacillus sp. JNUCC-41. Protein-coding genes within it:
- the ybaK gene encoding Cys-tRNA(Pro) deacylase; the protein is MGASKTNAMRILDNKRIEYGMMSYDARDGKIDGITVADKIGKAPETVFKTLVTHNGPQQLYVFVIPVATELDLKKAAKAAGAKKIEMLAVKDLQKYTGYIRGGCSPIGMKRQYPTFIDESATNLPEIIVSGGKIGTQIVLKPSEFLEVTQAESVALIK